One window of the Carnobacterium maltaromaticum DSM 20342 genome contains the following:
- a CDS encoding YeiH family protein: protein MKIIKGLTLVLFIALVATWLGSLFPIIGSAVFAIIFGILIKNTVDVAPEFKPGIAFSSKKILQASIVLLGFSLSIQDIGKTGLSSLKVTLVTIVVAFIIAFLVGKWLKVPNKMQILIGVGTAICGGSAIAAVSPIIEADDDEIALSISTIFLFNIIAVFLFPFLGHYFQMTDAGFGLWAGTAINDTSSVVAAGYSFSQPAGDFATIVKLTRATLIIPISLIIAGITFYQKKKTAKKVALKQIFPWFILYFLIASIISSTGILPAIFIATTSWLAKFMIAMALAAIGLSANLKDMLKTGPKPILLGLITWFFVAGSSLLIQIIEKQW, encoded by the coding sequence ATGAAAATTATAAAAGGACTTACATTAGTCTTATTCATTGCTTTAGTTGCAACTTGGTTGGGCAGCCTTTTTCCAATTATAGGCAGTGCTGTTTTTGCTATTATTTTTGGTATCTTAATAAAAAATACCGTCGATGTTGCCCCAGAATTTAAACCTGGGATTGCTTTTTCATCAAAAAAAATTTTACAGGCTTCAATTGTGTTACTAGGATTTAGCCTATCGATTCAAGATATTGGGAAAACAGGGTTATCTTCTTTAAAGGTGACACTGGTAACTATCGTAGTTGCTTTTATCATCGCTTTTCTTGTCGGAAAATGGTTAAAAGTTCCAAATAAAATGCAAATTTTAATTGGAGTCGGAACAGCTATTTGCGGAGGTTCAGCTATTGCTGCCGTCTCTCCAATTATTGAAGCCGATGATGATGAAATTGCACTTTCAATTTCAACTATTTTTCTATTCAATATCATTGCCGTTTTTTTATTCCCATTCTTAGGTCATTACTTTCAAATGACTGATGCTGGATTTGGACTTTGGGCTGGTACAGCCATTAATGATACGTCTTCTGTTGTTGCTGCTGGTTATAGTTTTAGCCAACCTGCTGGCGATTTCGCCACAATTGTGAAGTTAACACGTGCCACACTAATTATTCCAATTTCCTTAATCATTGCCGGTATAACCTTTTATCAGAAAAAGAAAACGGCAAAAAAAGTCGCCTTAAAACAAATTTTCCCTTGGTTTATTTTATATTTCTTAATCGCTTCAATCATTAGTTCCACGGGAATTTTACCTGCTATTTTTATTGCGACAACAAGTTGGCTTGCTAAATTTATGATTGCTATGGCCTTAGCTGCTATTGGTTTATCAGCAAACCTAAAAGATATGCTAAAAACTGGGCCAAAACCAATTTTATTGGGTTTAATTACTTGGTTCTTTGTCGCAGGTAGTAGCCTATTAATCCAAATTATAGAAAAACAATGGTAA
- a CDS encoding undecaprenyl-diphosphate phosphatase — MIDILKAILLGIIEGITEWLPISSTGHMILVDEFLKLNVSAEFMKMFLVVIQLGAILAVVVLYFHKLNPFSPKKTKQENQDTFSLWFKVIVAVLPAAVLGFLFDDYLDEKFYNFQTVAATLIIYGVLFIVIETWNKDRKPSITNFNELSYKMALFIGFFQVLALIPGTSRSGATILGAILLGTSRFVATEFSFFLSIPVMFGASLLKLVKFGFVFTGMEYAILFTGMITAFIVSIIAIKFLLGYIKNNDFKAFGYYRIILGIILLGYLFFIK; from the coding sequence ATGATTGATATTTTAAAAGCTATCTTGTTAGGCATTATTGAAGGTATAACGGAATGGCTACCAATTAGTAGTACGGGGCATATGATTTTAGTTGATGAATTTTTAAAATTAAATGTTTCGGCTGAATTTATGAAAATGTTTCTAGTTGTGATTCAACTTGGTGCCATTTTGGCCGTGGTTGTCCTCTATTTCCACAAGTTAAATCCTTTTTCACCGAAGAAAACAAAACAGGAGAATCAAGATACTTTTAGTCTTTGGTTTAAGGTAATCGTAGCTGTTTTACCTGCTGCTGTACTTGGTTTCCTATTCGATGATTATTTAGATGAAAAATTCTATAATTTTCAAACAGTAGCAGCAACTTTAATTATCTACGGGGTACTATTTATTGTGATTGAAACTTGGAATAAAGATCGCAAGCCTTCAATTACTAACTTTAATGAACTAAGCTATAAAATGGCCCTGTTTATTGGCTTCTTCCAAGTCTTAGCTTTAATCCCTGGAACATCTCGTTCTGGAGCTACAATTCTTGGCGCAATTCTTTTAGGAACATCTCGTTTTGTTGCTACTGAATTTTCATTTTTCTTATCTATCCCAGTGATGTTTGGAGCTAGTTTACTAAAATTAGTTAAATTTGGCTTTGTCTTTACAGGTATGGAATATGCAATCTTATTTACAGGTATGATTACTGCTTTTATCGTTTCGATTATAGCGATTAAATTCTTACTTGGCTATATTAAAAATAATGACTTTAAAGCCTTTGGGTACTATCGCATTATCTTAGGAATTATTTTACTAGGCTATCTATTTTTTATTAAGTAA
- a CDS encoding glutamate decarboxylase: MLYGKEDQTKKNDYLEPIFGTGAEEQEIPKYKLGKNPIEPRVAYRLVKDEFLDEGNARQNLATFCQTYMEDEAALLMAETLEKNAIDKSEYPRTAELENRCVNILADLWNAPKEKSYTGTSTVGSSEACMLAGMAMKFRWRNQAKKLGLNIQAASPNLVISSGYQVCWEKFCVYWDIEMRTVPMDEKHMSMDMDKVMDYVDEYTIGIVGILGITYTGKYDDIKALDALVETYNSQTDYKISIHVDGASGAMFAPFIEPKLQWDFRLKNVASINTSGHKYGLVYPGIGWVLWRDKAYLPEELVFNVSYLGGEMPTMAINFSRSASQIIGQYYNFLRFGFEGYRAIHQRTKDVAMYLAAEVEKTGLFKMYNDGVNLPIVCYALKVETEVEWTLYDLADRLLMKGWQVPAYPLPADLEDVLVQRYVVRADFGMNTAVDFMEDFNEALKELNQAHVLFHSKEEHGAQGFTH; this comes from the coding sequence ATGTTGTATGGCAAAGAAGATCAAACGAAAAAGAATGATTATTTAGAACCTATTTTTGGAACAGGAGCAGAAGAACAAGAAATTCCTAAGTATAAATTAGGGAAAAACCCAATTGAACCTCGAGTAGCCTATCGTTTAGTTAAAGATGAATTTTTAGATGAAGGGAATGCTAGACAAAATTTGGCTACATTTTGCCAAACTTATATGGAGGATGAAGCGGCTCTATTAATGGCTGAAACTTTAGAGAAAAATGCAATCGATAAATCAGAATATCCTCGGACAGCAGAATTAGAAAATCGTTGTGTCAATATTTTGGCAGATTTGTGGAATGCACCTAAAGAGAAAAGTTATACAGGAACCTCAACAGTCGGTTCTTCAGAAGCTTGTATGTTAGCAGGGATGGCAATGAAGTTTAGATGGCGTAACCAAGCTAAAAAATTAGGCTTGAATATACAGGCTGCAAGCCCAAATTTAGTTATTTCATCAGGGTATCAAGTTTGTTGGGAGAAGTTTTGCGTATATTGGGATATTGAGATGCGGACTGTACCTATGGACGAAAAGCATATGAGTATGGATATGGATAAAGTGATGGATTATGTTGATGAATATACAATTGGTATTGTAGGGATATTAGGGATCACTTATACAGGTAAATATGATGATATTAAAGCTTTAGATGCTTTGGTTGAAACTTACAATTCTCAAACAGACTATAAAATTTCTATTCATGTTGATGGTGCTTCTGGCGCGATGTTTGCTCCTTTTATTGAGCCGAAATTGCAGTGGGATTTCCGCTTGAAAAATGTAGCTTCAATTAATACTTCTGGGCATAAATACGGCTTAGTCTATCCTGGAATTGGTTGGGTGTTGTGGCGTGATAAAGCCTATTTACCAGAAGAGCTGGTTTTTAATGTGAGCTATTTAGGTGGGGAAATGCCAACGATGGCAATTAATTTCTCTAGAAGTGCAAGCCAAATTATTGGGCAATATTATAATTTTTTACGTTTTGGTTTTGAAGGCTATCGCGCGATTCATCAAAGAACTAAAGATGTAGCAATGTATTTAGCGGCGGAAGTTGAAAAAACAGGTTTATTTAAAATGTATAATGATGGTGTTAATTTGCCAATTGTTTGCTACGCTCTAAAGGTAGAGACTGAGGTTGAATGGACATTGTATGATTTAGCTGATCGTCTATTAATGAAAGGGTGGCAAGTACCTGCTTATCCATTACCAGCCGATTTAGAAGATGTACTTGTTCAACGTTATGTAGTTCGCGCCGATTTTGGGATGAATACTGCAGTTGATTTTATGGAAGATTTTAATGAAGCTTTAAAAGAGCTAAATCAAGCACACGTCCTTTTCCATAGTAAAGAAGAACATGGTGCACAAGGGTTCACCCACTAA
- a CDS encoding PTS transporter subunit EIIC, with protein sequence MVELKEDRLAREIYEKVGGTGNVSKVIHFMTRVRMDIRDDSLVQMEDLKAIDGVMGVVEDDNLQVIVGPGTVNKVANKMVEMVGVKLGDPIPVDSNRSETAKGNSGLEEAERVAAATKAAQKKKNNTPVKRALKSIANIFVPMIPAFVGAGIIGGIAAIISNLLLAGNISGDNWVTIVTVLNIIKNGLFVYLQIYVGINAAKEFGATEALGGIVGGIVYLAGMTPEMPLPNIFTGGDLVAGQGGIIGVIFAVWLIAIVEKRLHKVIPEAIDIIITPTISLLVIGMLTIFLIMPVAGLISGGLVGAINWVLNVGGAFAGFVLGAAFLPMVMFGLHQVLTPIHIEMITTTGMTLLLPILAMAGAGQVGAAIALWMKCQKNKKLTNMIKGALPVGILGIGEPLIYGVTLPLGRPFVTACIGGGIGGAVIGAFGGIGAIAIGPSGVALLPLIANGKWLGYLIGLLAAYLGGFLATYFFGVPKEAMEATEL encoded by the coding sequence ATGGTAGAGTTAAAAGAGGATCGCTTAGCAAGAGAAATTTATGAAAAAGTTGGTGGCACTGGAAATGTCAGCAAGGTTATTCACTTTATGACTCGTGTTCGGATGGATATTCGAGACGATTCATTGGTTCAAATGGAAGATTTGAAGGCTATTGATGGGGTTATGGGTGTTGTTGAAGATGATAATTTACAAGTTATTGTCGGACCAGGCACAGTTAATAAAGTAGCGAATAAAATGGTTGAAATGGTTGGAGTTAAGTTAGGTGATCCAATTCCAGTTGACTCTAATCGTTCCGAGACAGCGAAAGGGAATTCTGGTTTAGAAGAAGCTGAACGAGTTGCTGCAGCTACTAAAGCAGCACAAAAAAAGAAAAACAATACACCTGTTAAACGGGCTTTAAAATCAATTGCGAATATATTTGTACCGATGATTCCAGCCTTTGTTGGGGCAGGGATTATTGGTGGGATAGCGGCTATTATTTCTAATTTATTATTGGCTGGGAATATTAGTGGAGATAACTGGGTAACAATTGTAACCGTTCTAAATATTATAAAAAATGGGTTGTTTGTCTATTTACAAATTTATGTTGGGATTAATGCGGCAAAAGAATTTGGTGCAACTGAGGCCTTAGGTGGAATTGTCGGTGGGATTGTATATTTAGCAGGGATGACTCCAGAAATGCCCTTGCCTAACATTTTTACAGGTGGCGATTTAGTAGCTGGTCAAGGTGGAATCATTGGGGTGATTTTTGCTGTATGGTTGATTGCAATCGTTGAAAAACGTCTGCATAAAGTGATTCCAGAAGCGATTGATATTATTATTACCCCAACTATTTCTTTATTAGTGATAGGGATGTTAACAATTTTCTTAATTATGCCGGTTGCAGGATTAATTTCAGGTGGGTTAGTAGGAGCTATTAATTGGGTGCTGAATGTTGGAGGGGCTTTTGCTGGATTCGTATTAGGAGCAGCATTCCTACCAATGGTGATGTTTGGACTACATCAAGTTTTAACTCCGATTCATATTGAAATGATTACAACAACAGGCATGACCTTATTGTTACCAATTTTAGCAATGGCTGGAGCTGGACAAGTAGGAGCCGCGATTGCTTTATGGATGAAGTGTCAAAAAAATAAAAAATTAACAAATATGATTAAAGGCGCTTTACCTGTAGGAATCTTGGGTATTGGTGAACCATTGATTTATGGTGTTACATTACCATTAGGTCGTCCTTTCGTGACTGCTTGTATTGGCGGCGGTATCGGTGGGGCAGTGATTGGTGCTTTCGGAGGAATTGGAGCTATTGCAATTGGACCAAGTGGAGTAGCCTTATTACCGTTGATTGCAAATGGTAAATGGTTGGGCTATCTAATTGGATTATTGGCAGCTTATCTTGGTGGTTTCTTAGCAACTTACTTCTTTGGAGTACCGAAGGAAGCAATGGAAGCAACTGAGTTGTAA
- the murQ gene encoding N-acetylmuramic acid 6-phosphate etherase yields the protein MQLEKLTTEARNKDTMGLDQLSTNEMLILMNNEDKKVANAVEKELKSIHAVVDQIIAAFKQNGRLIYLGAGTSGRLGVLDAAECVPTFGVEPSMVQGLIAGGMKAMTIAVEGAEDSKELGIADLKKIQLTKNDVVVGIAASGRTPYVIGGLEYANQIGATTATISCNKDAEISQFATFPIEVNVGPEILTGSTRLKSGTAQKLILNMLSTVSMIGIGKVYQNLMVDVKPTNEKLEERSKRIIMEATECSYELASQKFDEAEQQVKLAIVMILTESSKSEAEKKLAKANGFIRDTL from the coding sequence ATGCAATTAGAGAAATTAACAACAGAAGCGAGAAACAAAGATACGATGGGATTGGATCAATTATCAACAAATGAAATGCTGATTTTAATGAACAATGAAGATAAAAAAGTTGCCAATGCTGTCGAAAAAGAATTAAAAAGTATTCATGCAGTCGTTGACCAAATTATTGCCGCATTTAAGCAAAATGGGCGTTTGATTTATCTAGGTGCCGGAACTAGTGGACGTTTAGGTGTATTAGATGCAGCTGAATGTGTACCAACATTTGGTGTAGAGCCAAGCATGGTTCAAGGTTTAATTGCTGGTGGAATGAAGGCCATGACCATTGCAGTTGAAGGTGCTGAAGATTCGAAAGAGTTAGGGATAGCAGATTTAAAAAAAATTCAGTTAACTAAAAATGACGTTGTTGTGGGAATTGCAGCCAGTGGTAGAACCCCTTATGTAATTGGTGGATTAGAGTATGCCAATCAAATTGGAGCAACAACAGCAACCATTTCTTGTAATAAAGACGCTGAAATCAGTCAATTTGCGACGTTTCCAATAGAGGTTAATGTAGGTCCAGAAATTTTAACAGGTTCCACGCGTTTGAAATCAGGAACTGCGCAAAAGCTCATCTTGAACATGTTATCGACAGTTTCTATGATTGGTATTGGCAAAGTCTATCAAAATTTAATGGTTGATGTAAAACCGACAAATGAAAAATTAGAAGAGCGGTCGAAGCGAATTATTATGGAAGCGACAGAATGTAGCTATGAGTTAGCCAGTCAAAAATTCGATGAGGCTGAACAGCAAGTCAAATTAGCAATTGTCATGATTTTGACTGAAAGCTCTAAATCTGAGGCAGAAAAAAAATTAGCTAAGGCAAATGGTTTTATTCGAGATACTTTATAA
- a CDS encoding DUF871 domain-containing protein: MLGISVFLGEDLSNETKAFIREMNENGFTGVFSSLHIPEDDVKQYLQRLEDLGRFTKKLGMDLTVDISGAALSKIGLSFKRPSEILATGITGLRMDYAIENKIMAELSQHMKVALNASTITKKDVAELQEFNANFDNMEAWHNYYPRPETGLGKEVFVAKNQWLKELGFRVMAFVPGNKKLRGPLFSGLPTLEKHRFSNPLSGMIELKEECHVDDVYLGDPEIDSETMNQFNLYQSEKRILLHAIPTESKSYLELIEGDHQNRFDPARDVIRSADARFKKIKKVEAQQTVPRKIGSVTIDNQDYGRYMGEIQISLVDLPSDEKVNVVAVIVPADIDLLKQCSQAGQLFRIQIQS, from the coding sequence ATGTTAGGAATATCAGTTTTTCTTGGAGAAGATTTAAGCAATGAAACAAAGGCATTTATTCGTGAAATGAATGAGAACGGATTCACTGGTGTTTTTTCTTCACTTCACATTCCTGAAGATGATGTTAAGCAATATCTGCAGCGTTTAGAAGATTTAGGAAGGTTTACCAAAAAACTTGGAATGGATTTAACGGTGGATATTTCAGGAGCAGCATTAAGCAAAATTGGGTTATCTTTTAAGCGACCTAGCGAGATTTTAGCAACTGGAATTACAGGATTACGGATGGACTATGCGATTGAAAATAAAATCATGGCAGAATTAAGTCAACATATGAAAGTTGCTTTAAATGCCAGTACCATTACTAAAAAGGATGTAGCTGAATTACAAGAGTTTAATGCCAATTTCGATAATATGGAAGCTTGGCACAACTATTATCCTCGTCCAGAAACAGGTTTAGGAAAAGAAGTATTTGTAGCTAAGAATCAATGGCTTAAAGAATTAGGTTTCAGAGTAATGGCTTTTGTTCCAGGGAATAAGAAGTTGCGAGGACCTTTATTTTCCGGGCTACCTACTTTAGAAAAACATCGCTTTAGTAATCCGTTAAGTGGAATGATTGAGTTGAAAGAAGAGTGTCACGTTGATGATGTTTATCTAGGAGATCCAGAAATTGACTCAGAAACAATGAATCAATTTAACTTATATCAATCAGAGAAACGGATTTTATTACATGCCATTCCGACAGAATCAAAAAGTTATCTGGAATTGATTGAAGGAGACCATCAAAATCGTTTTGATCCAGCTAGAGATGTCATTCGCAGTGCAGACGCTCGTTTTAAAAAGATAAAGAAGGTAGAAGCACAACAAACAGTCCCGAGAAAAATAGGGAGTGTCACGATTGATAATCAAGACTATGGACGTTATATGGGTGAAATTCAAATTTCATTAGTAGATTTACCAAGTGATGAAAAAGTAAATGTTGTAGCTGTTATAGTTCCAGCAGATATTGATTTATTAAAACAATGCAGTCAAGCAGGACAACTATTTAGAATACAAATACAAAGTTAG
- a CDS encoding heavy metal translocating P-type ATPase, whose translation MKLLKNNPAMIATLISGLLILLGWILKLNAQETIATFIFLTSFIIGGFKQAKEGFIDTYQNKNLNVDILMVLAAIGASIIGYWMEGALLIFIFSLSGSLEEYATNKSTEAIASLMHMQPETALKIQKDGSTKEVSIKSLAIGDSIFVPKGASIPIDGIIEKGNAIIDEAAISGEPLPVEKSVGDPIFGGTINLYEGLTFTVSKDVQDTLFSKIIRLVEEAQNTPSKTATLIKKIESTYVKIVLTFVPIMIAIFYFGLHWGWNESFYRGMVLLVVASPCALVASATPATLAAISNGAKHGILFKGGAHLENFSQIKAIAFDKTGTLTQGMPVVTDSYFTPECTTNETINAVIAMEKTSTHPLAKAIVNFLEPKMTESIDLQFIKDQTGHGLACQAYADQWKIGKKEYIGADIQGNSVLFQEAELLQKQGKTVVYITRNDQTVGYLGLLDVPKSDAKEMIAFFKKQNIQTIMITGDNEATGQTIGKQLGLDKIYANCLPETKTTIIADLKEEYGMIAMVGDGINDAPALASAAIGIAMGAGTDIAMDVADVVLMKNELSKLNYSYELSKKLKKITIQNMIFSITIISVLILSNLFQLINLPLGVIGHEGSTILVILNGLRLLRPMKSHPTRSKMRKHSSKETFLTNSSTK comes from the coding sequence ATGAAATTATTGAAAAATAATCCTGCAATGATTGCTACATTAATTAGTGGCCTATTGATTCTTTTAGGTTGGATTTTAAAATTGAATGCACAAGAAACGATTGCTACTTTTATTTTTTTGACATCTTTTATTATTGGTGGATTTAAGCAAGCAAAGGAAGGCTTTATTGATACCTATCAAAATAAAAATTTAAACGTAGATATTTTAATGGTACTAGCGGCTATCGGGGCTTCTATTATCGGATATTGGATGGAAGGTGCACTTTTAATTTTTATCTTTTCTTTGAGCGGTTCATTAGAAGAATATGCAACAAATAAAAGCACTGAAGCTATTGCTAGCCTAATGCATATGCAACCTGAAACAGCTTTAAAAATCCAGAAAGATGGTAGCACTAAAGAAGTTTCAATTAAATCATTAGCTATTGGTGATTCAATCTTTGTGCCAAAAGGAGCGAGTATTCCTATTGATGGAATTATTGAAAAAGGGAATGCAATCATTGATGAAGCAGCTATTTCTGGTGAACCATTACCTGTTGAGAAATCAGTTGGAGATCCTATATTTGGTGGTACTATCAATCTTTATGAAGGTCTGACCTTTACCGTCAGCAAGGATGTACAGGACACTTTATTTTCTAAAATCATTCGACTGGTAGAAGAAGCCCAAAACACCCCTTCGAAAACAGCCACACTGATTAAAAAAATTGAAAGCACATATGTAAAAATTGTATTAACTTTTGTTCCCATTATGATTGCTATTTTTTATTTTGGTTTACATTGGGGTTGGAATGAATCCTTTTATCGTGGGATGGTACTTTTAGTTGTCGCCTCGCCTTGCGCATTAGTCGCTTCCGCTACTCCCGCGACTTTAGCTGCCATTTCAAATGGAGCGAAGCACGGTATTTTATTTAAAGGTGGTGCTCACTTAGAAAATTTCAGCCAAATTAAGGCGATAGCCTTTGATAAAACAGGAACCTTAACCCAAGGTATGCCCGTTGTCACAGATTCGTATTTTACTCCTGAGTGCACTACAAATGAAACAATCAATGCCGTTATTGCGATGGAAAAAACATCTACCCATCCTTTAGCTAAAGCCATTGTCAATTTCCTTGAACCTAAAATGACTGAGTCAATTGATTTACAGTTCATAAAAGATCAGACAGGTCATGGTTTAGCATGTCAGGCTTATGCAGATCAGTGGAAAATTGGGAAAAAAGAATATATTGGGGCAGACATCCAGGGAAATTCAGTTTTATTTCAAGAGGCTGAACTTTTACAAAAACAGGGAAAAACTGTGGTTTATATTACTAGAAATGATCAAACAGTTGGCTATTTAGGATTATTAGATGTTCCAAAAAGCGATGCAAAGGAAATGATTGCCTTCTTTAAAAAGCAGAACATCCAAACAATTATGATTACCGGTGACAACGAAGCTACTGGTCAAACTATCGGTAAACAACTTGGTTTAGATAAAATTTATGCAAATTGTTTACCAGAAACAAAAACGACTATCATAGCGGATTTAAAAGAAGAGTACGGAATGATTGCAATGGTAGGAGATGGAATCAATGATGCTCCGGCTTTAGCATCCGCTGCAATTGGGATTGCAATGGGGGCAGGTACAGATATTGCCATGGATGTCGCAGATGTTGTCTTAATGAAAAATGAACTTAGTAAATTAAATTATAGTTATGAACTTTCAAAAAAATTAAAGAAAATTACCATCCAAAATATGATTTTCTCTATCACGATCATCAGTGTATTGATCTTATCAAATCTTTTTCAACTCATTAATTTACCTCTGGGTGTTATTGGTCACGAAGGAAGTACCATTCTCGTTATCCTTAATGGTTTACGATTGTTGCGACCAATGAAATCTCATCCCACTCGTTCAAAAATGAGAAAGCATTCTAGTAAAGAGACCTTCCTAACTAACAGTTCAACTAAGTAA
- a CDS encoding helix-turn-helix domain-containing protein, whose product MKRIGLRVKKSRLANGLTQKELAKGICAQATISHLEKGNSQPSLALIVAIYKRLGLKVDNLYEGITTKARYTKIYAHVRTLISQQHYQESLAFLTEKIKIDQLENPSEIKQYHYYYGVNTLLGYHTYSDAFYHFSLTLLTKTTNQADHLDLLATNGMGVAYLLNSEPRKAHTYFKKSEQLVKQSLKTVSTLQASSEIAKIYYTLAKYYSRDKEYTKAVEFCEKGIKLQNKHQLKDYLGILYYEKGFNLKKLNRLSEAEDYLVNAFYAAKESKNQCLMDVLKNNQKNDSLDDYPYW is encoded by the coding sequence ATGAAAAGAATCGGTCTGAGAGTGAAAAAAAGCAGGTTAGCTAATGGTTTGACTCAAAAAGAGTTGGCAAAAGGAATTTGTGCCCAAGCAACCATTAGCCACTTAGAAAAGGGGAATTCGCAACCTTCGTTAGCATTAATTGTAGCTATCTATAAACGGTTAGGTTTAAAAGTAGATAATCTGTATGAAGGGATTACAACAAAAGCGCGTTATACTAAGATATATGCTCATGTCAGAACTTTGATTAGCCAACAGCACTATCAGGAAAGCTTAGCCTTCTTAACAGAAAAGATTAAAATCGATCAATTAGAAAATCCAAGTGAGATTAAGCAATACCATTATTATTATGGTGTAAATACTTTATTAGGATATCATACTTATTCAGATGCCTTTTATCATTTTAGTTTAACTTTGTTAACTAAAACAACGAATCAGGCTGATCACTTAGATTTATTGGCTACTAATGGCATGGGAGTTGCCTATTTATTAAACTCCGAGCCTCGTAAAGCCCATACTTATTTTAAAAAATCAGAACAGTTAGTTAAGCAGTCCTTAAAGACGGTATCTACGTTGCAAGCTAGTAGCGAAATAGCCAAAATTTATTATACGTTGGCGAAGTACTATTCAAGGGATAAAGAGTATACAAAAGCTGTCGAATTTTGTGAAAAAGGCATAAAATTACAAAACAAACACCAATTAAAGGATTATCTAGGTATCTTATATTATGAAAAAGGCTTTAATTTAAAAAAGTTAAATCGATTAAGTGAAGCAGAAGATTATTTAGTCAATGCTTTTTATGCAGCTAAGGAGAGTAAAAATCAGTGTTTAATGGATGTACTTAAGAATAACCAAAAAAATGATAGTCTGGATGATTATCCTTATTGGTAA
- a CDS encoding helix-turn-helix domain-containing protein, giving the protein MEHFGQKVKETRIVKGVTQKGLAEGICTQATISNLENGSSFPGLGTLLAIASRLDIDFSEIYEHTELNGNGYSEVFKQIKMLCGKEKYKEAYKSLTTEIKVENLETNSEIKHYYYYLGITSLLAKNNFSDAFYNLNLALFTETGKHITSIDVLISTGIGLAYQLNSEESKAKTYFERGLNQLDSLKNQHQDNVEMITIYCRVAKFYRKIEEYKKALNLINLGIAIQKNEQVFFCLDTLIYEKGSSLAALGKKKEAEQQFFYSAAMAEFNQNTTLVKLIKEQVGNYQLEGYRYW; this is encoded by the coding sequence GTGGAACATTTTGGTCAAAAAGTTAAGGAAACAAGAATAGTTAAAGGCGTTACCCAAAAAGGTCTAGCTGAAGGAATTTGTACCCAAGCTACTATTAGTAACTTGGAAAATGGTTCTAGTTTTCCAGGACTCGGAACCTTACTTGCCATTGCAAGTCGCTTAGATATTGATTTTAGTGAAATATATGAGCACACAGAATTAAATGGCAACGGGTATAGCGAAGTGTTTAAGCAAATAAAAATGCTTTGTGGAAAGGAAAAATATAAGGAAGCATACAAAAGTTTAACTACTGAAATTAAAGTTGAAAACTTAGAAACAAATAGTGAAATAAAGCACTATTATTATTATTTAGGAATTACAAGCTTACTCGCTAAGAATAATTTTTCGGATGCGTTTTATAACTTGAATTTAGCGTTATTTACTGAAACAGGTAAACATATTACAAGTATTGATGTATTAATATCCACTGGAATAGGCCTAGCTTACCAGTTAAATTCAGAAGAAAGTAAAGCAAAAACGTATTTTGAAAGAGGCCTTAATCAATTGGATAGCTTAAAAAATCAACATCAGGATAATGTTGAAATGATAACTATTTACTGTAGAGTAGCCAAATTTTATCGGAAAATTGAAGAATACAAAAAGGCTTTAAACCTAATTAATTTAGGGATTGCGATTCAAAAAAATGAGCAAGTTTTCTTTTGTCTAGATACTCTAATTTATGAAAAAGGAAGTAGTTTAGCTGCATTAGGCAAGAAAAAAGAAGCGGAACAACAATTTTTCTATTCAGCAGCAATGGCTGAGTTTAATCAAAATACAACATTGGTTAAGTTGATTAAAGAACAAGTAGGGAATTATCAGCTTGAAGGGTATCGCTATTGGTGA
- a CDS encoding HAAS domain-containing protein: MKNKKINKGAFIGVVGFNSSIGLGALIVLYAILACLWVITLLCIACPAIMIFAGVIHLQTVTAIRIFISVLVCSGGVELAPITLKLTHHLINLTKQYLNLSKKMFYS; encoded by the coding sequence ATGAAAAATAAAAAAATAAATAAAGGTGCCTTCATTGGAGTTGTTGGATTTAACTCTAGTATTGGACTTGGAGCCTTAATAGTGCTGTACGCTATTCTCGCTTGCCTTTGGGTAATTACATTGTTATGTATCGCTTGTCCAGCAATAATGATTTTTGCTGGAGTGATTCATTTACAAACAGTCACTGCAATTCGAATTTTTATTTCAGTCTTAGTCTGTAGTGGCGGAGTTGAATTAGCACCCATCACACTAAAATTAACACACCATCTCATTAACTTAACAAAACAATACCTAAATTTGAGTAAAAAAATGTTTTATTCCTAA